AATTTGGTGGTTGGCCCTGGGGTAAATATGATCAGGTCCACGACAGAAAGTTATCCCGTTTTGCAAGACACGCAGACGGTACTTTTGAAGAAGGAGTGTAAAAAAAATTAAAAGTTATTTTTTAATACTATTTTTTCCTGACGTAAATGTGTTTTGTATTATGTTTTCCGGTATCTCTGACATCAATCTCAAAAAGGTTAATGCTTTTGATAAGTGGAAGCATTTTAGGAAAACCATAGTTACGGGAATCAAAGTCCGGCTTCTTCTTTAGCATCAGATTACCTAGTTCACCAAGAAATGCCCATCCGTTTTCATCTTCCAGATCGGATATACTATCTGCCAGTAATTTAATAATTCTGGGATCAACTTTACTGAGTGGCTGCGCTTTGGTTTTGGGTGCCGCTTTTTTACTTCCGGATACGGCAGGAGCGGGAGTTTCGGGTTTCAGAATTTCCAAATAGATAAATTTGTCACAGGCAGTGATAAAAGGATTAAGTGTTTTTTTCTCACCTATCCCGATGACCTTCATACCTGCCTCGCGGAGTCTGGTAGCCAATCTTGTAAAATCACTATCACTCGAAACGATACAAAAACCATCTACTTTACCGGTGTACAGGATATCCATTGCATCAATAATCAATGCGCTGTCAGAAGCATTTTTGCCCGTCGAATAGCTGTATTGCTGGATGGGAGTGATAGCATTTTCAAGGAGTACATTTTTCCATCCGGATACGGTGGGTTTGGTCCAGTCAGCATAAATTCTTTTAAATGTGGGTGTTCCGTATTTTGCTATTTCTTCAAACATTTCTCTGACATTGGCATAAGGTACATTATCAGCGTCTATCAGGACTGCCAGTTTGAGGTCTTTTTTTGTATCCATTTTTTTTGGTTTGGAAATTGCTCCAAATTTACGATAAATTTACCAATCCTTTTTAATTCTCTTAGTACCATCTGCTGAACGACGCAACTTCTCGCTTACCTTCTTATCTTCATTATTGATGATATCCAGTAATTTTTCCGCATCCTCCCGATTCATGGAAGATTGAGGGCGTTGATTTTGATTGTCCTGATTATCTTTTTCGTAAGATGATTTGTTATCCTTATTTTCTTCCTTGTTCTGGTTCTGATTTTGCTGATCCTGATTATTTTGCTGATCCTGGTTTTCTTCTTTATCTTTATTATCCTGTTTATCCTGCTGTTTTTGTTGCTCTTGTTGCTGCTGTTGACGGAGCAGAGTGCGGGCAAACATCAGATTTTCTTTACTGTCGGAATCTTCCGGTTCATGGCGCAAAGCCTGTTTATACGCGTCTATACTTTCTTTGTATTTTTGTTGCTGAAAATAGCTGTTTCCTAAATTATGATAAACGGCATTCTTCTCTTTTTCAGTTT
The genomic region above belongs to Saprospiraceae bacterium and contains:
- a CDS encoding NYN domain-containing protein, with the protein product MDTKKDLKLAVLIDADNVPYANVREMFEEIAKYGTPTFKRIYADWTKPTVSGWKNVLLENAITPIQQYSYSTGKNASDSALIIDAMDILYTGKVDGFCIVSSDSDFTRLATRLREAGMKVIGIGEKKTLNPFITACDKFIYLEILKPETPAPAVSGSKKAAPKTKAQPLSKVDPRIIKLLADSISDLEDENGWAFLGELGNLMLKKKPDFDSRNYGFPKMLPLIKSINLFEIDVRDTGKHNTKHIYVRKK
- a CDS encoding tetratricopeptide repeat protein translates to MKSNIAIGLRARIRSVIHYSGHLFIKIVLLLIVFSGNSKIWAQSAHEYLRKGDKTYKQGDYSGAETQYRKADEKKPELKSGYNLGNSLYQQERYEEATKAFDNAISKAKTEKEKNAVYHNLGNSYFQQQKYKESIDAYKQALRHEPEDSDSKENLMFARTLLRQQQQQEQQKQQDKQDNKDKEENQDQQNNQDQQNQNQNKEENKDNKSSYEKDNQDNQNQRPQSSMNREDAEKLLDIINNEDKKVSEKLRRSADGTKRIKKDW